A region of candidate division KSB1 bacterium DNA encodes the following proteins:
- a CDS encoding GNAT family N-acetyltransferase translates to MIKIIQATTSEHFRQARLLFEEYAESLDFELDFQEFDIELKEIHTIYAPPAGCLLLARENEKAIGCVALRKIDKKICEMKRLYVNPNHRGKDISRMLAEQIIQEAKQIGYFRMRLDTVPSMKIARSLYRSLGFTEIEPYRFNPIGGTSFMELKIAMINEQ, encoded by the coding sequence ATGATTAAGATTATCCAGGCAACAACAAGCGAACATTTCCGCCAAGCACGTTTGTTGTTCGAGGAATATGCGGAAAGCCTGGATTTTGAACTTGATTTTCAGGAATTTGATATCGAACTTAAAGAAATACATACGATATATGCCCCGCCGGCCGGTTGTTTATTGTTGGCTCGAGAAAATGAAAAAGCAATCGGCTGTGTGGCTTTGAGAAAGATAGATAAAAAGATTTGTGAGATGAAACGACTTTATGTAAATCCAAATCACCGGGGCAAAGATATCAGTAGAATGTTGGCGGAACAGATCATTCAAGAAGCTAAACAAATCGGTTATTTTCGGATGCGATTAGATACAGTACCAAGCATGAAGATAGCTCGCTCATTGTATCGATCACTTGGTTTTACTGAAATCGAACCTTATCGATTCAACCCGATAGGAGGGACTTCTTTTATGGAACTTAAGATAGCAATGATCAATGAACAGTGA
- a CDS encoding peptidylprolyl isomerase encodes MKGVKARIITNYGNIEVKFFPELAPIHCYSFIIRAESGFYDNTLFHRVISGFMLQGGDPNTKNDDPFDDGSGGPLVAMPHEFNSKKHVPGILSMARVGDKSAGAGSQFFIMHGTTPNLDGDYTVFGQVTKGMDVVNKIAAVETEKQNPRLKDRPVKPVKIQKMEVYR; translated from the coding sequence TGGCAATATCGAAGTTAAGTTTTTTCCGGAATTAGCGCCGATTCATTGTTATTCATTTATCATCAGGGCTGAGTCGGGCTTTTACGACAATACACTATTTCATCGTGTGATTTCAGGTTTTATGCTTCAAGGCGGAGATCCAAATACTAAAAATGATGATCCATTTGATGATGGAAGCGGTGGCCCTCTAGTTGCGATGCCCCATGAGTTTAATTCAAAGAAACATGTGCCAGGAATTCTTTCCATGGCCAGGGTGGGTGATAAGTCGGCGGGAGCCGGCTCCCAATTTTTTATAATGCACGGTACCACACCAAATTTAGATGGAGATTATACGGTATTCGGGCAAGTTACCAAAGGCATGGATGTCGTCAATAAAATAGCCGCAGTTGAGACGGAAAAACAAAATCCAAGGTTGAAAGACAGACCTGTTAAGCCGGTTAAGATCCAAAAGATGGAGGTTTATCGATAA